Proteins from a genomic interval of Siniperca chuatsi isolate FFG_IHB_CAS linkage group LG10, ASM2008510v1, whole genome shotgun sequence:
- the LOC122882470 gene encoding histone-lysine N-methyltransferase SUV39H1-like isoform X4 yields MRKDPPQQRSFSYFGGCAENMAENLKDCRVPCKMSWDELEALCRRERLHCKQLGVNRANVNDYEVEFLCDYKKTKEEEFYMVKWKGFPESDNTWEPKRNLKCPKLMKQFHLDLDQELRRHKRRCTPKKLDKEVASFLVQKAKFRQSLQRWEVHLNQTRNHPGRIFVMNEVDFEGPPKNFTYINNYKVGQGIVLDEMAVGCECKNCLEEPVNGCCPGASLHRMAYNDRGQVRIRAGQPIYECNSQCSCGADCPNRVVQKGIQFDLCIFKTENGRGWGVRTLQHIKKNTFVMEYVGEIITTDEAERRGHVYDRQGSTYLFDLDYVEDVYTVDAAHQGNISHFVNHSCNPNLQVFNVFIDNIDERLPRIALFSTRAIRAGEELTFDYKMQIDPVDTESTKMDSSFSFSLAGLPSSPKKRIRVECRCGSDSCRKYLF; encoded by the exons ATGCGGAAGGATCCTCCCCAGCAACGCAGCTTCTCCTATTTTGGCGGCTGTGCGGAAAACATGGCGGAAAATTTGAAAG ATTGCAGGGTGCCCTGTAAGATGTCCTGGGACGAGCTGGAAGCCCTGTGTCGCAGAGAGAGGCTCCACTGTAAACAGCTCGGGGTGAACAGAGCCAACGTCAATGACTACGAGGTGGAGTTCCTCTGTGACTACAAGAAGACGAAG gagGAAGAGTTCTACATGGTAAAGTGGAAGGGCTTCCCAGAGTCGGACAACACCTGGGAACCCAAGAGGAACCTCAAATGCCCCAAACTGATGAAGCAGTTCCACCTGGACCTGGATCAGGAGCTGAGGCGCCACAAGAGACGCTGCACCCCTAAAAAGCTGGATAAGGAAGTCGCCTCGTTCCTGGTCCAGAAAGCCAAATTCCGTCAGAGTCTGCAGCGCTGGGAGGTCCATTTGAACCAGACTCGCAACCACCCAGGTCGCATTTTTGTCATGAACGAAGTGGACTTTGAGGGCCCTCCAAAAAACTTCACCTACATCAACAACTACAAAGTAGGCCAGGGCATCGTGTTGGATGAGATGGCTGTGGGTTGTGAGTGTAAGAACTGTTTAGAGGAGCCGGTGAACGGCTGCTGCCCCGGGGCCTCCCTGCACCGCATGGCCTACAACGACAGGGGGCAGGTCCGGATCCGGGCGGGACAGCCCATATACGAGTGTAACTCCCAATGCAGCTGTGGCGCCGACTGTCCCAACAGAGTGGTGCAGAAGGGCATCCAGTTCGACCTGTGCATCTTTAAGACGGAGAACGGCCGGGGATGGGGCGTCCGCACGCTGCAGCACATCAAGAAGAACACGTTCGTCATGGAGTACGTGGGGGAG ATCATCACGACAGATGAAGCGGAGAGGAGGGGTCACGTGTACGACCGCCAGGGCTCCACGTACCTGTTTGACCTGGACTATGTGGAGGACGTGTACACTGTGGATGCAGCTCACCAAGGCAACATCTCCCACTTTGTCAACCACAGC tgtaACCCCAACCTGCAGGTATTTAACGTGTTCATCGACAACATTGACGAGAGGCTCCCGAGAATCGCTTTGTTTTCAACGCGGGCTATTCGGGCGGGAGAGGAGCTCACCTTTGACTACAAGATGCAAA TTGATCCAGTCGACACAGAAAGCACCAAAATGGActccagtttcagtttcagtctaGCGGGGCTCCCCAGCTCTCCGAAGAAGAGGATTCGAGTGGAGTGTCGGTGTGGATCGGACTCGTGTCGAAAGTACCTGTTCTGa
- the LOC122882470 gene encoding histone-lysine N-methyltransferase SUV39H1-like isoform X5, whose amino-acid sequence MRKDPPQQRSFSYFGGCAENMAENLKDCRVPCKMSWDELEALCRRERLHCKQLGVNRANVNDYEVEFLCDYKKTKEEEFYMVKWKGFPESDNTWEPKRNLKCPKLMKQFHLDLDQELRRHKRRCTPKKLDKEVASFLVQKAKFRQSLQRWEVHLNQTRNHPGRIFVMNEVDFEGPPKNFTYINNYKVGQGIVLDEMAVGCECKNCLEEPVNGCCPGASLHRMAYNDRGQVRIRAGQPIYECNSQCSCGADCPNRVVQKGIQFDLCIFKTENGRGWGVRTLQHIKKNTFVMEYVGEIITTDEAERRGHVYDRQGSTYLFDLDYVEDVYTVDAAHQGNISHFVNHSVSVFRLWTAVARRGQDRTLGLGLGVITSGLSDETVGHCLAAFMQCNPNLQVFNVFIDNIDERLPRIALFSTRAIRAGEELTFDYKMQNL is encoded by the exons ATGCGGAAGGATCCTCCCCAGCAACGCAGCTTCTCCTATTTTGGCGGCTGTGCGGAAAACATGGCGGAAAATTTGAAAG ATTGCAGGGTGCCCTGTAAGATGTCCTGGGACGAGCTGGAAGCCCTGTGTCGCAGAGAGAGGCTCCACTGTAAACAGCTCGGGGTGAACAGAGCCAACGTCAATGACTACGAGGTGGAGTTCCTCTGTGACTACAAGAAGACGAAG gagGAAGAGTTCTACATGGTAAAGTGGAAGGGCTTCCCAGAGTCGGACAACACCTGGGAACCCAAGAGGAACCTCAAATGCCCCAAACTGATGAAGCAGTTCCACCTGGACCTGGATCAGGAGCTGAGGCGCCACAAGAGACGCTGCACCCCTAAAAAGCTGGATAAGGAAGTCGCCTCGTTCCTGGTCCAGAAAGCCAAATTCCGTCAGAGTCTGCAGCGCTGGGAGGTCCATTTGAACCAGACTCGCAACCACCCAGGTCGCATTTTTGTCATGAACGAAGTGGACTTTGAGGGCCCTCCAAAAAACTTCACCTACATCAACAACTACAAAGTAGGCCAGGGCATCGTGTTGGATGAGATGGCTGTGGGTTGTGAGTGTAAGAACTGTTTAGAGGAGCCGGTGAACGGCTGCTGCCCCGGGGCCTCCCTGCACCGCATGGCCTACAACGACAGGGGGCAGGTCCGGATCCGGGCGGGACAGCCCATATACGAGTGTAACTCCCAATGCAGCTGTGGCGCCGACTGTCCCAACAGAGTGGTGCAGAAGGGCATCCAGTTCGACCTGTGCATCTTTAAGACGGAGAACGGCCGGGGATGGGGCGTCCGCACGCTGCAGCACATCAAGAAGAACACGTTCGTCATGGAGTACGTGGGGGAG ATCATCACGACAGATGAAGCGGAGAGGAGGGGTCACGTGTACGACCGCCAGGGCTCCACGTACCTGTTTGACCTGGACTATGTGGAGGACGTGTACACTGTGGATGCAGCTCACCAAGGCAACATCTCCCACTTTGTCAACCACAGCGTGAGTGTCTTCAGACTGTGGACTGCAGTCGCTCGGCGTGGGCAGGACCGCACGCTGGGTTTGGGTCTGGGGGTCATAACATCAGGTCTCTCTGATGAGACAGTCGGTCATTGTTTAGCAGCTTTCATGCAG tgtaACCCCAACCTGCAGGTATTTAACGTGTTCATCGACAACATTGACGAGAGGCTCCCGAGAATCGCTTTGTTTTCAACGCGGGCTATTCGGGCGGGAGAGGAGCTCACCTTTGACTACAAGATGCAAA ATCTGTGA
- the LOC122882470 gene encoding histone-lysine N-methyltransferase SUV39H1-like isoform X2 produces MGTTYDFIVHYCRVPCKMSWDELEALCRRERLHCKQLGVNRANVNDYEVEFLCDYKKTKEEEFYMVKWKGFPESDNTWEPKRNLKCPKLMKQFHLDLDQELRRHKRRCTPKKLDKEVASFLVQKAKFRQSLQRWEVHLNQTRNHPGRIFVMNEVDFEGPPKNFTYINNYKVGQGIVLDEMAVGCECKNCLEEPVNGCCPGASLHRMAYNDRGQVRIRAGQPIYECNSQCSCGADCPNRVVQKGIQFDLCIFKTENGRGWGVRTLQHIKKNTFVMEYVGEIITTDEAERRGHVYDRQGSTYLFDLDYVEDVYTVDAAHQGNISHFVNHSVSVFRLWTAVARRGQDRTLGLGLGVITSGLSDETVGHCLAAFMQCNPNLQVFNVFIDNIDERLPRIALFSTRAIRAGEELTFDYKMQIDPVDTESTKMDSSFSFSLAGLPSSPKKRIRVECRCGSDSCRKYLF; encoded by the exons ATGGGGACGACATATGACTTTATAGTCCATT ATTGCAGGGTGCCCTGTAAGATGTCCTGGGACGAGCTGGAAGCCCTGTGTCGCAGAGAGAGGCTCCACTGTAAACAGCTCGGGGTGAACAGAGCCAACGTCAATGACTACGAGGTGGAGTTCCTCTGTGACTACAAGAAGACGAAG gagGAAGAGTTCTACATGGTAAAGTGGAAGGGCTTCCCAGAGTCGGACAACACCTGGGAACCCAAGAGGAACCTCAAATGCCCCAAACTGATGAAGCAGTTCCACCTGGACCTGGATCAGGAGCTGAGGCGCCACAAGAGACGCTGCACCCCTAAAAAGCTGGATAAGGAAGTCGCCTCGTTCCTGGTCCAGAAAGCCAAATTCCGTCAGAGTCTGCAGCGCTGGGAGGTCCATTTGAACCAGACTCGCAACCACCCAGGTCGCATTTTTGTCATGAACGAAGTGGACTTTGAGGGCCCTCCAAAAAACTTCACCTACATCAACAACTACAAAGTAGGCCAGGGCATCGTGTTGGATGAGATGGCTGTGGGTTGTGAGTGTAAGAACTGTTTAGAGGAGCCGGTGAACGGCTGCTGCCCCGGGGCCTCCCTGCACCGCATGGCCTACAACGACAGGGGGCAGGTCCGGATCCGGGCGGGACAGCCCATATACGAGTGTAACTCCCAATGCAGCTGTGGCGCCGACTGTCCCAACAGAGTGGTGCAGAAGGGCATCCAGTTCGACCTGTGCATCTTTAAGACGGAGAACGGCCGGGGATGGGGCGTCCGCACGCTGCAGCACATCAAGAAGAACACGTTCGTCATGGAGTACGTGGGGGAG ATCATCACGACAGATGAAGCGGAGAGGAGGGGTCACGTGTACGACCGCCAGGGCTCCACGTACCTGTTTGACCTGGACTATGTGGAGGACGTGTACACTGTGGATGCAGCTCACCAAGGCAACATCTCCCACTTTGTCAACCACAGCGTGAGTGTCTTCAGACTGTGGACTGCAGTCGCTCGGCGTGGGCAGGACCGCACGCTGGGTTTGGGTCTGGGGGTCATAACATCAGGTCTCTCTGATGAGACAGTCGGTCATTGTTTAGCAGCTTTCATGCAG tgtaACCCCAACCTGCAGGTATTTAACGTGTTCATCGACAACATTGACGAGAGGCTCCCGAGAATCGCTTTGTTTTCAACGCGGGCTATTCGGGCGGGAGAGGAGCTCACCTTTGACTACAAGATGCAAA TTGATCCAGTCGACACAGAAAGCACCAAAATGGActccagtttcagtttcagtctaGCGGGGCTCCCCAGCTCTCCGAAGAAGAGGATTCGAGTGGAGTGTCGGTGTGGATCGGACTCGTGTCGAAAGTACCTGTTCTGa
- the LOC122882470 gene encoding histone-lysine N-methyltransferase SUV39H1-like isoform X1, with protein MRKDPPQQRSFSYFGGCAENMAENLKDCRVPCKMSWDELEALCRRERLHCKQLGVNRANVNDYEVEFLCDYKKTKEEEFYMVKWKGFPESDNTWEPKRNLKCPKLMKQFHLDLDQELRRHKRRCTPKKLDKEVASFLVQKAKFRQSLQRWEVHLNQTRNHPGRIFVMNEVDFEGPPKNFTYINNYKVGQGIVLDEMAVGCECKNCLEEPVNGCCPGASLHRMAYNDRGQVRIRAGQPIYECNSQCSCGADCPNRVVQKGIQFDLCIFKTENGRGWGVRTLQHIKKNTFVMEYVGEIITTDEAERRGHVYDRQGSTYLFDLDYVEDVYTVDAAHQGNISHFVNHSVSVFRLWTAVARRGQDRTLGLGLGVITSGLSDETVGHCLAAFMQCNPNLQVFNVFIDNIDERLPRIALFSTRAIRAGEELTFDYKMQIDPVDTESTKMDSSFSFSLAGLPSSPKKRIRVECRCGSDSCRKYLF; from the exons ATGCGGAAGGATCCTCCCCAGCAACGCAGCTTCTCCTATTTTGGCGGCTGTGCGGAAAACATGGCGGAAAATTTGAAAG ATTGCAGGGTGCCCTGTAAGATGTCCTGGGACGAGCTGGAAGCCCTGTGTCGCAGAGAGAGGCTCCACTGTAAACAGCTCGGGGTGAACAGAGCCAACGTCAATGACTACGAGGTGGAGTTCCTCTGTGACTACAAGAAGACGAAG gagGAAGAGTTCTACATGGTAAAGTGGAAGGGCTTCCCAGAGTCGGACAACACCTGGGAACCCAAGAGGAACCTCAAATGCCCCAAACTGATGAAGCAGTTCCACCTGGACCTGGATCAGGAGCTGAGGCGCCACAAGAGACGCTGCACCCCTAAAAAGCTGGATAAGGAAGTCGCCTCGTTCCTGGTCCAGAAAGCCAAATTCCGTCAGAGTCTGCAGCGCTGGGAGGTCCATTTGAACCAGACTCGCAACCACCCAGGTCGCATTTTTGTCATGAACGAAGTGGACTTTGAGGGCCCTCCAAAAAACTTCACCTACATCAACAACTACAAAGTAGGCCAGGGCATCGTGTTGGATGAGATGGCTGTGGGTTGTGAGTGTAAGAACTGTTTAGAGGAGCCGGTGAACGGCTGCTGCCCCGGGGCCTCCCTGCACCGCATGGCCTACAACGACAGGGGGCAGGTCCGGATCCGGGCGGGACAGCCCATATACGAGTGTAACTCCCAATGCAGCTGTGGCGCCGACTGTCCCAACAGAGTGGTGCAGAAGGGCATCCAGTTCGACCTGTGCATCTTTAAGACGGAGAACGGCCGGGGATGGGGCGTCCGCACGCTGCAGCACATCAAGAAGAACACGTTCGTCATGGAGTACGTGGGGGAG ATCATCACGACAGATGAAGCGGAGAGGAGGGGTCACGTGTACGACCGCCAGGGCTCCACGTACCTGTTTGACCTGGACTATGTGGAGGACGTGTACACTGTGGATGCAGCTCACCAAGGCAACATCTCCCACTTTGTCAACCACAGCGTGAGTGTCTTCAGACTGTGGACTGCAGTCGCTCGGCGTGGGCAGGACCGCACGCTGGGTTTGGGTCTGGGGGTCATAACATCAGGTCTCTCTGATGAGACAGTCGGTCATTGTTTAGCAGCTTTCATGCAG tgtaACCCCAACCTGCAGGTATTTAACGTGTTCATCGACAACATTGACGAGAGGCTCCCGAGAATCGCTTTGTTTTCAACGCGGGCTATTCGGGCGGGAGAGGAGCTCACCTTTGACTACAAGATGCAAA TTGATCCAGTCGACACAGAAAGCACCAAAATGGActccagtttcagtttcagtctaGCGGGGCTCCCCAGCTCTCCGAAGAAGAGGATTCGAGTGGAGTGTCGGTGTGGATCGGACTCGTGTCGAAAGTACCTGTTCTGa
- the LOC122882470 gene encoding histone-lysine N-methyltransferase SUV39H1-like isoform X6, whose protein sequence is MRKDPPQQRSFSYFGGCAENMAENLKDCRVPCKMSWDELEALCRRERLHCKQLGVNRANVNDYEVEFLCDYKKTKEEEFYMVKWKGFPESDNTWEPKRNLKCPKLMKQFHLDLDQELRRHKRRCTPKKLDKEVASFLVQKAKFRQSLQRWEVHLNQTRNHPGRIFVMNEVDFEGPPKNFTYINNYKVGQGIVLDEMAVGCECKNCLEEPVNGCCPGASLHRMAYNDRGQVRIRAGQPIYECNSQCSCGADCPNRVVQKGIQFDLCIFKTENGRGWGVRTLQHIKKNTFVMEYVGECNPNLQVFNVFIDNIDERLPRIALFSTRAIRAGEELTFDYKMQIDPVDTESTKMDSSFSFSLAGLPSSPKKRIRVECRCGSDSCRKYLF, encoded by the exons ATGCGGAAGGATCCTCCCCAGCAACGCAGCTTCTCCTATTTTGGCGGCTGTGCGGAAAACATGGCGGAAAATTTGAAAG ATTGCAGGGTGCCCTGTAAGATGTCCTGGGACGAGCTGGAAGCCCTGTGTCGCAGAGAGAGGCTCCACTGTAAACAGCTCGGGGTGAACAGAGCCAACGTCAATGACTACGAGGTGGAGTTCCTCTGTGACTACAAGAAGACGAAG gagGAAGAGTTCTACATGGTAAAGTGGAAGGGCTTCCCAGAGTCGGACAACACCTGGGAACCCAAGAGGAACCTCAAATGCCCCAAACTGATGAAGCAGTTCCACCTGGACCTGGATCAGGAGCTGAGGCGCCACAAGAGACGCTGCACCCCTAAAAAGCTGGATAAGGAAGTCGCCTCGTTCCTGGTCCAGAAAGCCAAATTCCGTCAGAGTCTGCAGCGCTGGGAGGTCCATTTGAACCAGACTCGCAACCACCCAGGTCGCATTTTTGTCATGAACGAAGTGGACTTTGAGGGCCCTCCAAAAAACTTCACCTACATCAACAACTACAAAGTAGGCCAGGGCATCGTGTTGGATGAGATGGCTGTGGGTTGTGAGTGTAAGAACTGTTTAGAGGAGCCGGTGAACGGCTGCTGCCCCGGGGCCTCCCTGCACCGCATGGCCTACAACGACAGGGGGCAGGTCCGGATCCGGGCGGGACAGCCCATATACGAGTGTAACTCCCAATGCAGCTGTGGCGCCGACTGTCCCAACAGAGTGGTGCAGAAGGGCATCCAGTTCGACCTGTGCATCTTTAAGACGGAGAACGGCCGGGGATGGGGCGTCCGCACGCTGCAGCACATCAAGAAGAACACGTTCGTCATGGAGTACGTGGGGGAG tgtaACCCCAACCTGCAGGTATTTAACGTGTTCATCGACAACATTGACGAGAGGCTCCCGAGAATCGCTTTGTTTTCAACGCGGGCTATTCGGGCGGGAGAGGAGCTCACCTTTGACTACAAGATGCAAA TTGATCCAGTCGACACAGAAAGCACCAAAATGGActccagtttcagtttcagtctaGCGGGGCTCCCCAGCTCTCCGAAGAAGAGGATTCGAGTGGAGTGTCGGTGTGGATCGGACTCGTGTCGAAAGTACCTGTTCTGa
- the LOC122882470 gene encoding histone-lysine N-methyltransferase SUV39H1-like isoform X3 translates to MSWDELEALCRRERLHCKQLGVNRANVNDYEVEFLCDYKKTKEEEFYMVKWKGFPESDNTWEPKRNLKCPKLMKQFHLDLDQELRRHKRRCTPKKLDKEVASFLVQKAKFRQSLQRWEVHLNQTRNHPGRIFVMNEVDFEGPPKNFTYINNYKVGQGIVLDEMAVGCECKNCLEEPVNGCCPGASLHRMAYNDRGQVRIRAGQPIYECNSQCSCGADCPNRVVQKGIQFDLCIFKTENGRGWGVRTLQHIKKNTFVMEYVGEIITTDEAERRGHVYDRQGSTYLFDLDYVEDVYTVDAAHQGNISHFVNHSVSVFRLWTAVARRGQDRTLGLGLGVITSGLSDETVGHCLAAFMQCNPNLQVFNVFIDNIDERLPRIALFSTRAIRAGEELTFDYKMQIDPVDTESTKMDSSFSFSLAGLPSSPKKRIRVECRCGSDSCRKYLF, encoded by the exons ATGTCCTGGGACGAGCTGGAAGCCCTGTGTCGCAGAGAGAGGCTCCACTGTAAACAGCTCGGGGTGAACAGAGCCAACGTCAATGACTACGAGGTGGAGTTCCTCTGTGACTACAAGAAGACGAAG gagGAAGAGTTCTACATGGTAAAGTGGAAGGGCTTCCCAGAGTCGGACAACACCTGGGAACCCAAGAGGAACCTCAAATGCCCCAAACTGATGAAGCAGTTCCACCTGGACCTGGATCAGGAGCTGAGGCGCCACAAGAGACGCTGCACCCCTAAAAAGCTGGATAAGGAAGTCGCCTCGTTCCTGGTCCAGAAAGCCAAATTCCGTCAGAGTCTGCAGCGCTGGGAGGTCCATTTGAACCAGACTCGCAACCACCCAGGTCGCATTTTTGTCATGAACGAAGTGGACTTTGAGGGCCCTCCAAAAAACTTCACCTACATCAACAACTACAAAGTAGGCCAGGGCATCGTGTTGGATGAGATGGCTGTGGGTTGTGAGTGTAAGAACTGTTTAGAGGAGCCGGTGAACGGCTGCTGCCCCGGGGCCTCCCTGCACCGCATGGCCTACAACGACAGGGGGCAGGTCCGGATCCGGGCGGGACAGCCCATATACGAGTGTAACTCCCAATGCAGCTGTGGCGCCGACTGTCCCAACAGAGTGGTGCAGAAGGGCATCCAGTTCGACCTGTGCATCTTTAAGACGGAGAACGGCCGGGGATGGGGCGTCCGCACGCTGCAGCACATCAAGAAGAACACGTTCGTCATGGAGTACGTGGGGGAG ATCATCACGACAGATGAAGCGGAGAGGAGGGGTCACGTGTACGACCGCCAGGGCTCCACGTACCTGTTTGACCTGGACTATGTGGAGGACGTGTACACTGTGGATGCAGCTCACCAAGGCAACATCTCCCACTTTGTCAACCACAGCGTGAGTGTCTTCAGACTGTGGACTGCAGTCGCTCGGCGTGGGCAGGACCGCACGCTGGGTTTGGGTCTGGGGGTCATAACATCAGGTCTCTCTGATGAGACAGTCGGTCATTGTTTAGCAGCTTTCATGCAG tgtaACCCCAACCTGCAGGTATTTAACGTGTTCATCGACAACATTGACGAGAGGCTCCCGAGAATCGCTTTGTTTTCAACGCGGGCTATTCGGGCGGGAGAGGAGCTCACCTTTGACTACAAGATGCAAA TTGATCCAGTCGACACAGAAAGCACCAAAATGGActccagtttcagtttcagtctaGCGGGGCTCCCCAGCTCTCCGAAGAAGAGGATTCGAGTGGAGTGTCGGTGTGGATCGGACTCGTGTCGAAAGTACCTGTTCTGa
- the gpr173 gene encoding probable G-protein coupled receptor 173, with protein MGGGAFGMANANESSEGPAGPMAAVVATAGGMVAESPSSAVSTYIKLVLLGLIICISLVGNLVVSLLILRDRALHKAPYYFLLDLCLADTIRSAICFPFVLVSIKNGSAWTYSVLSCKVVAFMAVLFCFHAAFMLFCISVTRYMAIAHHRFYSKRMTFWTCVAVVCMVWTLSVAMAFPPVFDVGTYKFIREEDQCIFEHRYFKANDTLGFMLMLAVLILATHVVYMKLLLFEYKHRKMKPVQMVPAISQNWTFHGPGATGQAAANWIAGFGRGPMPPTLLGIRQNLHNQNRRLLGMEEFKAEKQLGRMFYVITLLFLVLWSPYIVACYWRVFVKACTIPHRYLSTTVWMSFAQAGVNPIVCFFLNKDLKKGLLSHLPACCRTKPHLPREPYCVT; from the coding sequence ATGGGTGGGGGGGCATTCGGGATGGCGAATGCAAACGAGAGCAGCGAAGGGCCCGCTGGGCCCATGGCAGCAGTGGTGGCTACCGCAGGAGGGATGGTCGCAGAGAGTCCTTCCTCAGCTGTCTCTACCTATATCAAACTGGTGCTACTGGGGCTGATCATCTGCATCAGCCTGGTGGGCAACCTGGTGGTGTCTCTGCTCATACTACGGGACCGGGCCCTTCACAAGGCACCTTACTACTTCCTGCTGGACCTGTGCCTGGCAGACACCATTCGCTCAGCCATCTGCTTCCCCTTTGTGCTGGTGTCCATAAAGAACGGCTCTGCCTGGACCTACAGCGTGCTGAGCTGCAAGGTGGTGGCCTTCATGGCAGTGCTCTTCTGCTTCCATGCCGCCTTCATGCTGTTCTGCATCAGCGTAACACGCTACATGGCCATTGCACACCACCGCTTTTACTCAAAGCGCATGACATTCTGGACATGCGTGGCAGTGGTGTGCATGGTGTGGACACTGTCTGTGGCGATGGCGTTCCCGCCTGTTTTTGACGTGGGCACCTACAAATTCATTCGCGAGGAGGACCAGTGCATCTTTGAGCATCGCTACTTCAAGGCTAATGATACGCTGGGCTTCATGCTAATGCTGGCTGTGCTCATTCTAGCCACGCATGTTGTCTACATGAAGTTACTCCTCTTTGAGTACAAGCACCGCAAGATGAAGCCGGTCCAGATGGTGCCGGCCATCAGTCAGAACTGGACCTTTCACGGGCCGGGGGCTACTGGCCAAGCGGCAGCCAACTGGATTGCGGGCTTTGGCAGGGGCCCAATGCCGCCCACTCTGCTGGGAATCCGGCAGAACTTGCACAACCAGAACCGGCGCCTGTTGGGCATGGAGGAGTTCAAAGCGGAGAAGCAGCTTGGCAGGATGTTCTACGTGATCACCCTGCTGTTCCTGGTGCTCTGGTCTCCCTACATAGTGGCTTGCTATTGGAGGGTGTTTGTCAAGGCCTGCACAATACCACACCGGTACCTCTCCACCACCGTGTGGATGAGTTTCGCCCAAGCCGGGGTCAACCCTATTGTCTGTTTCTTCCTTAACAAAGACTTGAAGAAAGGGCTCCTTTCCCACCTACCAGCCTGCTGCAGGACTAAACCTCATCTGCCACGAGAGCCTTATTGTGTCACGTAA